The sequence gcattactactactagcttcatttcccccataaccctctccatgttgataccaaatgtaatactgtggtgtaaatcctctgtttactaaatgattccatacagtttcactacgtgcaaatttcgaatttttgcattttgaacaggggcagaacatcttaccgctttcctgcgtgatcggtgtacagcccgcctggtgcatgaatgtctctagcccgttcAGAAATgcattcgtcactctcccgtcggaatctttgtgcaaatacatccaacttcgtaactcgtaaatactaccgccaccgaccattttttctactatttttttttaaatttttttttttttccgtttgtgtcttgtgaggaagagagttgtgtgttgtgaggaagagagttgtgggaaatgacatatatatagagaaattttcgagttgggtagttgaaatataacaacgattttacaagggaaagtttacatggattttacatagtttttttacaacgactttacaacgAAACTCGATAagtttttcacctaaatataacggtaacatgattcgttgtaatatcgatgtaaaatttcattttcgaCGTACTTACGTCGTAatattacatggcgtttacgacgaaatttggtttcgtcgtaattgcgttgttaCCCCACCAATTACTATTTCTAAAACAACGATAAGGAACCTGTGTcgttcgtctgtctgccaattcagtggaacgacaaggagaaagtggacggaagtgcagCTGGTTTGTACTTGAGAGGAACCTTTGACGATGGTCGGAGGTTTCACTCAAGTATAAACCAACTTCACTTCCCTCCATTTTCTCCTTATCGCTCtactgaattggcagacagacgaatgACTCATGTTCGTTATCGTTATCTTCGAAATAGTAATTGGTGGTTCGagaagaagagagttgtgtgttgtgaggaagagagttgtgtgttgtgaggaagagagttgtgggaaatgacatatatatagagaaatatggtaagttttacatggattttacatggaaaATTTACAACGCGTTTACAACGAacttaggtaagttaaagcactttcaatacacgttttcacctttatgtaacggtaacatgattcgttgtaatgtcgatgtaacgtttacaactattttgcattccacgtactttcgtcgtaaacttacattaactttacgacgaatacatttcgtcgtaaattaccatcgagtttacgacgaagtcatgtcgcgtcgtaattgcgttgtaaagcttatgtaaatttacgaggaaataatttcctcgtaaaataccgTTGTTACTGCTACGTTTTCTTGTTCAAACCGTACCAATTAGTTTTCTTGTTCAAACCGTATTCTTGTTCAAACCGTACCAATTACTGTTTaacacggccttgcggtttttTAACACAGAGAAAATAGTTTTGTTAAATGGATGTTTTCATGTATTAACGAATCTGCAGTTTCTTCGAACTTCTCCATCGACCAAGCTCTTGGAGTTCAAAATGTTCCCCATCTTTACCATCGACTTGGAGAATTGCTCGAAGAAAGCCACCGGATTTTCCGCGTACTTGCTCACTATCCGCCGTGTCTGTATACCGAACATGCTCGTGTACATCGCCTGGTCAGAACTCAGCAACCCTTCTCCTCTCAAGAGCGTGTGGTAGATGGAGTTGTCAAAGAGATTCGGCGTCACATTGTCCATGGCCGTCACGTTTCTATCACCTTCTCCGCTGCTCTCGGGACAAATCTCTTGGAGTCTCGCCAGATACGTCGCTGATACGGGGTTTAGTGCTGTCGTTACCCTAAAATCTCCATAGATCCGCGACCGGAAGTTCCGACATTGTGCCATCCCTATCGTGTGAGCTCCTACTTACATAGagtttttcaaattataaaataaaaataaaataaaaataaaataaaagagttgGCCAAATTTTATGAGTTTATATCggttgataatatattttttctttttttggttcaatAATATCATATTCCGGTCTATCACAATACTGAAATCACTTCCCGGTTTAGTTTAGTTTAGAGAAGTGATCTTACCGATAAGAGCGACCATGTCTTCAACAGAGAGACCCTGATAGTAGAATTTAGCGATGATGCTGATTAAACCCTCGTCAGGAGTTGGAAGATTCGTTGTGGCAAGCGCGTAGCTTGCTGTCTTTGAATCTTTTCTCCCCACAGGAACGTCCCAGTAAGGCCCACCAACCTTTAATCAAGCCAAAAGTAAACATGTTGTTTCAATTTCTTAactcatatataaaatatacatgttGGTTGTTATAACCACCCATGACTAGTGACTAATATGTACCAGGATTGTAGCATCTCTAGCAGAAATTGTGAGAAGATCGGCGCACGAAACAACTCCAGGACATTCGGATTCGATTATGTTCTTGATCCTGTCTATGATTTTGTATCCTTTCAGTGAGTTTATGTTGGGAGAAGCTTTCTTCTCTCCCTTCAATGACTCTGTTTCGTCTAGTAACACAGATCCATCGCATCCCTGCAATACAAGATGAACCCTTAAGTAACTACTATCCCTAAAATAAATCAACCGCTTTTAGTTAAACTTTCAGCTAGACTCTTGTCTTTGTTTCATCAATAGTCTAACAAAACTCTTGTGTCCCAATTAGATTGAATGAATGAGGATAGCAAGAGGCTGGAAGCTTTCTTATGTCTCAATTAAGGTGTGTTATGTACTTACTTGGACAAAGCAGTCGTGGAAGTGTAAACGAATAATTATGGCTGCATTTCTTGGATCTTCCTTCACTATGCATTCCATTTCTTTTCTGATGACATCAAATACCGTCGGGCAAGTAGACTTGTAATAATCTAGGGTTAAAGGAAGATCCATTCCTGATACATCAAAAGAGAAGCAGGGAATAAAGATGGCATGGACGATACATATCACAAGGAGGAGTTTCATACTTCTCCTGTTCTCTAGAGACCCTTttgctaaacttttttttttcagaaaatgttaaaatgttAGTGAGAGGTAAGGAGTGGGAGAAATTGGGTGGGACTTGAAAGAGATATATAAATTTGAGAAAAGATAGCATTGTAGGGTTTTAGTTTTCTTGTGCCACAAGGGTTTTGAGAAGTTGGTCAAGTGAGATACAACTAATTTTATGAGATGGTTGTTGGGTTTTCCTATAACCCAAAGATAATGAGATGAAAGTTTATTTGAACAACTAGATACGAGTCTGTGCGTTGCAACgagttttttttatgttttaacttattaaagaaaataaaaataacaaataattttattgtacTTTTCGGATTGTTTTTGCATATGTTTTGTGAgacttattttataattaaaaactcgTATTTACACAAAAATtacaaatgaatatttttattatataatcattgTGCATATGTGAattgttattaattttatacTTAGGGGTAGAAAAAATACTCGtacctataaattaaaaccGAACCCAACCCAAAGTAAGAATTGgaacgaaaaagaaaaattgaaagttaaaTAAGACCAGTCGagtcaatgacaacattataaACCTTTTAATGtactaatttaatatttcacTAAACTTATCgatgtttcataattttcttaattcattatttcttaatgatttatttccataataacattttaattaaaaattgaagcagaaaatattacataaaaaaaaacaaaaaggtaaTAAGATGACGATGAAgcttgatttgtttttgaaaaacgCGTATAAAGATCACTTACCGtgacaataataataatctatttCTTATCCCCaacaatgaaaatatatatcaaacatgTGTTTGATTTTTGTATGACCAAGACATATAAATACCAATCATGACAACATCTtaatttctgatttttgttaattaaatagttttaacatcatacttgtcatcaattttgttttttaaattactattaaataatttttttttttaaagtgctaagattttttttaaaaaatcaaatactcttttacattttgtgtttaggtttttagaaaatgaaaattactATCATATAACCTTTTACCATTATCTTTTAtttagaatttcagaaaaaaaattattatcaaataattgtTTCAAGTTActattaagtaattttaaattattatttttacaatttttatcaATAGTATTTTTACacttattttgttaattaattaatttttagtatTATATTCATCATCAAATTCTCTCTTAAAATACATTACCAAATaactttttacaattttattttggttaagacttaaaaaatatgattcaaatatcttttgtttatgattatttaaaataaaaaaaaactatcaaatattcttttacaggttttttgaattttagaaaaggatattaatattacataatcttttaaaattttattttgtctaggatttagaaaataaaattactatcaaataattagttcgagttaatattaactaattttaaaagttgCTATTTTCATAATTCAGTTTTTtcaatattactaatattttaacaatttttatttgtcaattaaatcatttttagtatcatgtttTTCATTAAATTTCAAAAGTGAAAATTACTATTAAGTAAAATTTTACATTTCTCTTTTGTcaggatttttaaaaaatatttggttaagattaaaaaaaaaaactattttacaattctctattatttaggattttggaaaaacaaaattcCAGTGGCAGGTTTTTATTGACAcattaaaaatgtaatttttttattggcaCATATCACAATCATATCgggtgaaatatttgaagttatttttagtttatatctttttaaacaaaacattatctattaaaaaggaaagttagttatttataattaaaataatattacttttacaattttattttatttagactttcaaaaaatgaaacttacttatttaatttttctttaatatttttattaaataatttcttatatttgtaCGATACTATAATTCgtttttaaagatatttatacaactgatttattttaataaaaatttctgtttaatttattatatattttgtcttatatACATAAACACATATTCATGATATTCACACATAATCATGTACGACAACAacatcataattaaaaaaaatatgttagcaTCACAAGatgtaataaggataataaaaagataagttgtatcaagaaattaaaagaaaatacacaAGTGATATTTTTCTtgcaaatattttgttttgtgaaaataatattagGAAGTTTAAACCTAATTAATATAAAAgtgaaatatttgtagctatttttggtttataatttcTCAAGATACAATcatctattaaaaaagaaagttaattatttacaataaaataatagGAGTACTTTTACCATTTTCTTTCGTTTAGGCATTAAAAagggaaattttatgtttaccattttcatggtatcaattttcatattttatattcttcattaagtggcaaaagactcttatacccttgctatttatatatataataaatcattatttaaataaaaaaataaaaaaaagaaataaaaaagaattcttttttatgttttcgaattatattttttcaaatttgagcttttctataatttttttttattttttttcgaatttgtttttaatttttttttaaaattttttttttgaaaattgaaaattatgtttgaaactattttttaaatatttttttatatttttaagtctttatttatatatttattagaatcctaaatttcacattctaaagacctaccccacccctcacctctaaaccctaagtctatatTATTTAACCGTAGGGGTATAAGTGTTTtttcttcattaaaagtgagagtaaaaatgattagtataaatattaaaggtggtactatgaatgtggtatttgtggcaatttcccgaaaaaaagaataatacttattttatagttagttttatgatttctattaaataatttcttatttattataatacCTTTTTAAAGAAAAGTTACTTTCAAATCactttttacaattatttttttgtttaagatttttttaaaaaactactattcaataattttaacaatatataaCTGTAAAGACTATGTAATAGTAAtactttttttgaaatcttcaaaagaaccataaaaaaatattttgtaataataattttctttttctaaatatcttttaaatcctaaataaaagcgaactctatcttatttttaacacatgtcacaatcttacaaaatttatgaCATATATTGTGATTatgttaattagcaattttAAAGAACTAAACtgtatataataagataatacttttttttttgagaaaacaatAGTAGATTACTATAAAATGTAATATATCCACGTATATATCCACGTATATATGATGTTTACGTTTTAAACGATAGATCTCTCTTTTTTGTATCTTTGCAAGAGTTGCAACAATGTTCATTAAAACTGATTCTTGAAAAGAAAATTCAAGAAGCCTCgttgttttgtcttttgttcattttttctttGCCATCAAAATGACCATTTTGTTCAACtgagaaattatataatttcataaatGAATTTCTGTTCTTTTATCGCCGGTTATAACACGACAGCAACACTGATACACAAGTAACAAATCCTGGTCAAAATGGTTCAATAGTAAATCCAACTTTCTGTATACAGATAGTTATGAATTTGTAACTATAGCCGCCCACAATAATACCGTATGAATTGGTTAGATATGTAGGTCACCAATAGGCAATAGGTTACATGAATTCATTTTCTGGTCGATATTTGAAATACTCTTAACCTCGGCAATAATTTATATCTTTTGTTTATGAATAACGTTTGCTAATTGTTCTTCTCTTCATCTTGTTTTCTTTCCCCAAATGAAGAAAGATCAAGAAGTAGGAGGGAAATATTTATTCACTCGTTGGCGTCATCTTGAATTATACCGATTTAATGAAAAAGAAACTCCAAAACCTTAAAATAATAACGACATCGTTTAatactgaaaatattttattgataaaaatactgaatattttaaatataaacaagttgacaacaatttaataaatttatgttttagcaAAGTTGAACTTACGTACGTCGTTTTCTTTTTGAGGCCAACCATATTTGctaaaaacttaaatttattaaattgtcgtcaacttgtttatatttaaaatattgtcaGTATTAAAACGGTTTAAAGCAAGTTTATATATGGCAGGGATGCATGCACTAGTTGGAAGATGAAACTTGAGTTAGGTGGTTTTGGTGAAGTGGTAGGAGATTTTGATGACGTCTTCGTCTTGAACACGTCTTAAATACAGTTTAAACCGACGGTAAAATATTAACATCCGAACGATTAGGCATAATTATGTGTCAGTTTGTTTGGTGTGTGGTGAATTTCTATAGACTATAAACTCAAAATCATACCAACAAAACTTACAAAACTCTCCTCTTCATTTATTCTTTCTTCCTTCCTTCCGTTCTCTCCCTCAAagttgtattttataatttcctCTTGTAGTACTATACTGTAGTGTAATTTTCATTCATTTAATGTCAACATGTAATATTACTATACATATTGGTAGGAGTgagcgttcgggtacccgttcagattcggatcgggtatttccgattttcgggtatttcggtatagaggtgtagaatccgttcgggtatttttgaacttcgggtcgggttcgggtatttttagttcggattcggttatttcggatcgggttcggatatttagattttgaaaaaaaaaatattaagtctttcatttctcatatttcttgtatttaaaaatataactttcacttaactaattttttatttttaatagattgaatggttaatagatttggacataacattttgaaactaaaaagacattaatttgattattgtttttaaattttagatgtaACTTTTAGttaattctttaaataaaatgtttgacatgcattttaagtaaGTAGCGAATCATTTTCTCCGTCACtgtatgtatattatatgaaCTTAGaatatgtgtagtatcaatataaatattttatataaaatgagagatgtaaactagaaatataaggttaattatacatatgttcggttatcttcggatatccatttggGCTCGGATattacccattcgggttcggatatccaatctctcataattcaatacccgttcaaatattttgctacttcggttcggatttcggttcgagtttttcggatcgggttcggatgcggcttcggatatcgggtaaagtgccacCCCTACATATTGGACcgcaaattttattttcattgggGTAAAATAATTCTTTGTGAATGAATAAACAAAAGGCCCATTAGCTCATTTGGTCAGAGATAAAGTTATTGCTCTTGGAACTGTtggtttagaaaaaataaacagtCAAGGTTATATATCATGAACTATTAGTATCTAAAACTAAATTATCATAATATTTCTTCATCAAGGGAGGAGTACGGGGAAGACAAGTTGTGTCAACAAAGAACACTCTCTCGCCATCTTCATCTCATATACAAAAGTTCTCTTTTGATTTATCGTAATGTCTACCATCGAAGACAAATAGTTTGCCAGAGTAAAGGGTCATGTGGACTAGACAAAAGTTACTCATCTTCTTGCAATAAACTTTTCCTCCTCGAGTTTGATAATGAATGCAGGATTGGGAAGTATTCATGTGACATCCCCAACCTAACATACCTGACTATTTCAGCGATATCACGATATTTTTCTCTAGCCACAAGAGAGGACACAACATGTCTTCTAAGATGCTTTTGACAAAAACCCATTAATATGAACCGCAACTGTAAGAAAAAAGGGAATAAAGAGGTGAACATTTCAACAAAAGCTCAGTGAGAGAAGTTCTAAGAGCTCCAAAATCATCTACCATCAATCACTACACAACATAACACTAACTCTACCTAGAACATCTAGTAAGCTAAAAGCAAACAAGAAATTAgctttttgttattaatttgttCATTTTACTACTTTATAATAAATCACATCTAATATTTAAATTCTTTCTTATGTTTATAACTATAGTAAAGCCATTTTAAATCGATGCAGTTTCATGGAATAATAAAGTATTGCATTATTTTAAGCGTATGCATTGTACTTTGGTTTGAAGCTAAACTAACCTGCGGGTTGGCCCGCAAAAACTGCTAAATCATATGGTGTGGGTTTGGACATATGTACGTAAACCGCAATCCACGGCGGGTCGGCCCGCACGACCTATAGGAAAAAATTAAGACCTCAACGGGATGGACGGACTGACCCGTCTGACATCTCTAAGCTTATATATGTTAATTCTCAACTACTAGAGCTATGGTTAGTTTCTGTTAGAAGGTTAGGAACACACTTTACAAAATCCTCTGAACTAAAAGATATAGTAATAGCAGAGAATTCTGAACCAATAAAATCTATATTCAATGATTGCACTTTCTGGATACCGTGATACAgatgaaaaacaaaattggCCGAGAAATCTAAACGAAAGGTACGATGTTACAGcagagattttttttgtcatcttatCTAAGATAGCAACCGAATCATGAAAAAGGCTTTAAGAAGTATAGTGGAGTGTCCAATTTGAATGAGGGAAGTTTCCAAAGTATATGCAcaaaatacaataatataaaaaataatttcacaTGGGAAGCTTACGAGTAAGAGACAAATGAATCCATGGGGAAGTATACCGAACAAAAGAAGGCATTCTAGGTAAAGCAAAAGTTTGGTGCTAAGGGACATACCCATTTTTTCCTTCAAttaatatgacatttactactccatccgtttttttattataagtcgttttagagaaacttttttgttctaaattatatgtcgttttcggttttctatgtaaaatttattaataattaatgttgtataaccaatggtaatatatcttatatttttctattggttgaattgtggttaggtaaataattaatgatgtttttgtttagaaaatataagaaattaatggttttcttaatctacgtacatagctgtaaaacgacttatattaaaaaacggagggagtaatttATACTATAAAATCCATTTATCATACTTAATTGTGTTATAATGAATGTGattagaaaacacaaaaaaagagACGATAAATGTGGATCCTAAAATCCATACTAAGTATTTGATAATGATTGATTGTAAAGactaagaaagaaaataatatggACAATGATATTCTCAGAATACAACTATGTAATAAGATTCTGGTTgacaaaaatagaatttattaaTAAGATGTGATTCAAGTACAATGAAGGTATACAATGAATGAGACGAAAACAATGACTAGAATCTATAGAGAGAAATGAGATCGAGGTCAAAGTCGAGTGTATGATGTTATTAACACAAGACAGCATTTCAAGACCAAGCCCAAGATAATACTAACAAGCCCAATACTATGATGTAAACCCATGTGTGATAGGGTTTCTTGCAAGTGAGTTAGTAGTAGTATAAATAGAGTTGTTATGTAATGAATAAGGTAATTTTGCTGCCGTGAAAGGCAGCCCCTCTTatccttaatgaaatatcagttcaagttcttgtgttcttggtgACAAAGCTAAAGCCTTTTCCTTTCTTTACTTCTTGTTCAATAAAGCTTTAATAAGCTATTTCAATATCTCTATTTCTATCTCTTATAAGCATCAATCTATCTTAGTTTCAAAactctcacatggtatcagagcttcagTCGATTCATGggtcttatatttttttttttttctagagcTTCCGCCTACTGTCTGAAACAAGGAAAGAAAAGCTTTGTCTTTTCAGTCAAGCCTCTACTCCTTTTATAGTTCAAAGTCCGTGtctgaagaacaaaaaaaaaaaaaaggttttgtttCTCTTCAACGACAAAACAAAACCAGAAGGGACAGAGAAGAATAAAGACATAGTCAGCTTCTTCATCACTTATCCACGGTATTTTCTATGTTCTTTTCTCATGAGACAGAAcaaaggataaaaaaaaaaaaaaaggaaatttgtgTGTTGGGTTGAGTTGCTGGCTAGTTTAGATTCTGAGGTTAAGATAGGTTGGGAAAAGGAACGCTGAACTAAGTATGCTAGTTTTGGGTTGATAACAATTAAATTGTGGCTGCAAGTTCCTGGTTTTCAAGAAGGCACACAAGGTGCTTGATAAAATGCCACAAAGAAAATTAGAATGGTTCAGCGGTAGTTTATAGTTGGCTAATGGATAGGAGTTAGCAAGGATAGCTTGTGGGGACATTCCCATTTGCTTGGTGATGGATACAGAGGAACCAAGAATTGTGTGATGAACAATGGTGAAAGAATACCTCTGAGAGACTATACTAAACTCTCCAAGTCAAAGATACCTCTGAGGGAGTCATGATAGATCTCCAAGTATACACCAAAAGTTGTCATCTGGTTCAGAAGTCTACTGTATGATCATCTTCGACTGA is a genomic window of Brassica napus cultivar Da-Ae chromosome A2, Da-Ae, whole genome shotgun sequence containing:
- the LOC106420404 gene encoding peroxidase 11-like — encoded protein: MKLLLVICIVHAIFIPCFSFDVSGMDLPLTLDYYKSTCPTVFDVIRKEMECIVKEDPRNAAIIIRLHFHDCFVQGCDGSVLLDETESLKGEKKASPNINSLKGYKIIDRIKNIIESECPGVVSCADLLTISARDATILVGGPYWDVPVGRKDSKTASYALATTNLPTPDEGLISIIAKFYYQGLSVEDMVALIGAHTIGMAQCRNFRSRIYGDFRVTTALNPVSATYLARLQEICPESSGEGDRNVTAMDNVTPNLFDNSIYHTLLRGEGLLSSDQAMYTSMFGIQTRRIVSKYAENPVAFFEQFSKSMVKMGNILNSKSLVDGEVRRNCRFVNT